The genomic DNA CGGGCGCACGATGACGAAGTACACGACCGAGGCGATGCACCACGGAGAACTGGCCGACGCCTTCTCGCTCGCGTTCGACCAGGGGCAGGACTTCCTCTTCTCGCGCATCGTCCGCGAGGCGTTCCAGGCCGCCGAGTTCGACGAGGACGACGAGCGGTTGCGGGCGCGGGCCCACGACCTCGGCGAGTCCATCCTGCTCCCGTTCGTCGAGACCATCCGCGACGTGGCGGCCGGCGAGACGGTCGGCGAGCGCCACACCGTCCGCGGCGACCCGGACACGGTCGAGGCACTGCTGTACCACCTCGAGCAGCAGGGGCTCACGGTCGAGGTGGTCGAGGACCGCTGGGAGGGCGATGACCGTGTCGTCGAGTTCGTCAAGGTCGCCGCCGCCACCCGCGACCGGGTCCGGCACTACCTGGAGGGCGGGACGTACGACGAGTGAGGCGGCAGGGGTCGGTCGGAACGTCCCTGCTGGTGCCGGTGGCGGCCGCTCTCGCGCTCCCGCCCGACAGCGGTCGTGCTGGAGCTAGCCAGCGTAGCCCCGTGCGCCGACCCTGCTCTCACGGGACGGGAACGACCGGGCCGCAGGTCGTGCCCTTCTCACCCGGTGAGAACCGCCGACGATAGCTATTCCTCCAGAATCCAACTGTCGACCGTGAAGCGACGTGACCCCGAACTCGCTATCCGCTGACGAACACGTGGTATCGACGACGGACCTCCCCGGCCGTCGCTGGGAGGTGGTCCGGGTCGGCCTCGGCGTGATGTACCTGCTGGGCGCGCTTGCACACGTCGCGCTCGGCTGGTTCGCCCCGGAGATCTACGCGTCGTTCGCCGATCGCGCGCCCCTCGGCGCGTACACCGACCTCTGGAGGGCCCTGGTGGTGCCGAACCTCTTCATCCTGCAACCACTGGTCGCCGTCTTCGAACTGGGGGTCGGTGTCGCACTCCTCTGGCGTGGCCGTGCGGTGCTGGTCGGCCACGCCGTGGGTGCGAGCTTCCAGGCCGTGCTGATCCTGTCCGGACCGTGGGGTCCGGTCAACGCCGTGCTGGCGCTGGTCCACCTGGCCGCACTCCGGACCAGCTACCCGGCGACCGTCGCTGCCCTCGCCCGCTGGCGAGTGGGGAGGGCTTCCTGATGCGCCTCTCCGGGCGAGCGAGGCGCGTTGCCGCGGTGATCGACGGAGGTGGTGTCGATGCGTAGGCTCGCACTCGGCGTCTTCCTCGTCCTGCACGGGCTCGTCCACGTCTGGTACGTGGTCCTGAGTCACGGGTGGGTCGAGGTCGAGGACCAGATGGGCTGGAACGGCCACTCCTGGCTGCTCTCGTCCGTTCTCTCTGCGGACACGATCCTCGCCGTCGCGAGCGTCCTGTACGTCGCTGTCACGCTGGGCTTCGTCGCTGGTGGCGTCGGATACGCCCTGTCCAGCGGCTGGGCGACGGGCCTCCTCGTCGGCACGGCGCTGCTCTCGACCGTCGTCCTCGTCGCCATGTGGGACGGCCGGTTCGACCTGCTGGTCGAGAAGGGGGTCGTCGGCGTGCTCATCAACCTCGCACTCGTCGCCTGGCTCGTCGCCCAGTGACCGGTCCGGAACTCCGGGTCGACGAGAGCCGCCGCCGGGACGCCGTTCTCCCGCCCAGCACCTGTGTCATCGCGCCGGTGGACGTCCGGCTCTCCTGTCTCACCCCTCGGCTTCCGGTCGAACCCGGTAGCCGTCGGTGAACGGTCGGCCGTCCGGTGTCGTGGCCGTGGCGACAGCTGGCAGAGCGGTGTCTCGGTCGGCGGCGAGAAGAGACCGCGGGCCGGGGCCGTTCAGGTCCCGTTGCCGCCCCCGACGGGTCCGTTCTCGACGACGACGGTGTCCGTGCCCGAGAGCCCGTGGTGGCCACCGACCTCGCGTTCCCACTTCAGCGTCGCCTCGTGTTCGCCCTCGGGGAAGCCGGTGCCCCCGAGCGGGAAGATCAGCACGACGCCGGGGTCGTCCTCGTCGGTCATGATGCTCCAGCGGGGCCGGACGCCGTGGCCGCCCTCGGCCATGTAGCCGAAGCGGTAGTGGGCCTGGTCCCGGTGGGGTCCCGCGAACGCCTGGTGCGGGTCGAACGCCTCGTTCGGTGTGACCCGGACCGAGACGAACTGGTCGGCGCCGGCGTCGACCACGTTCGGGTCCTCCTCCGGAACGACGTCGATGTCGATCTCGTCCGGGAAGTGCGCGGCGGCGGGTCCCGCGAGCGCCGGGATGGCGGCGGTCGCGGCGACGGCGCCGGCCCCCCGACGCAGGAGCGTTCGGCGGTCGATGGTCCGGGTGGGGTCGTCGGTCGGCATACCCCGGTCGAGTGTGGTCCCGTGATTAGCCATTCTGGTCTATCCGTCGAAATCGTGTGGTACGACCGTCGAAAACCGTTGGTTCGGTTCTCGAACCCCCGCGCTCTCGGCGCCGGGCGGCGGCCGCACGGGGCCCGGGCGCGTTCCCACGCGCTGGGAGCCGGTGGCACCATCAAGGTGGGTTCGGCCCCTCGTCCCGTGCGATGACGGACGACGGTGACGCGCCGGCCGAGAGGTCTCGCTCGGACACCGGGACGGGGTGGACCGCCGTCGACGCCCCGCGATCCGACGGCGAGTCGGAGTGGGAGCTGTTCCTGCGCGAGTCGCCGACCGAGCCGCTCCGGCACGCCGGGAGCGTGACGGCCCCCGGCGCCGAGGCCGCCCACGAGCGAGCGACGGGGCTGTTCCCCGACGCGACGACGCTGTGGTGCTGCCCGGCGGGCGAGGTGACACGGTTCACCGAGCGCGACCTCGGGGCGGCGTATCGCGAGCCCGGTGACGGGACGACCGAGGGAGCGACGAACGACGGGGCGGCCGACGAGGGCC from Haloglomus litoreum includes the following:
- a CDS encoding Htur_1727 family rSAM-partnered candidate RiPP — translated: MTDDGDAPAERSRSDTGTGWTAVDAPRSDGESEWELFLRESPTEPLRHAGSVTAPGAEAAHERATGLFPDATTLWCCPAGEVTRFTERDLGAAYREPGDGTTEGATNDGAADEGPGGETV